A region from the Patescibacteria group bacterium genome encodes:
- the yidD gene encoding membrane protein insertion efficiency factor YidD yields MKKLVILLIRLYQKLLSFETGVLSIIFPQKICRFTPSCSQYTIDAITKYGILHGGIKGVRRILRCNPHNVGGSDPA; encoded by the coding sequence ATGAAGAAATTAGTCATTCTTTTGATACGGCTCTACCAAAAACTCCTCTCGTTTGAAACAGGAGTTCTGTCAATTATCTTTCCCCAAAAAATTTGCCGATTTACTCCCAGCTGTTCTCAATATACAATTGACGCCATTACGAAGTACGGAATTTTACATGGGGGCATAAAAGGTGTGAGGAGAATCCTGCGCTGTAATCCACATAATGTTGGAGGAAGTGACCCAGCTTAA
- a CDS encoding YidC/Oxa1 family membrane protein insertase, producing the protein MTNIIQLLLTDPILNLLIFFYKVGFNNFGLAILFLTLFLKLILYPLSLPSLKMLKKQKEVAGELEELKKIYGKDKKLMAQKQMELYKKHGINPASGCLPQILQIIILFALYNVFLRVLKAVDDVSILNPNLYFEFLRSEAGHKLNTSFLYLNLAKPDPYYIMPILAGLSQFVMTKMMTPMGALAKVQKEVAEKTEEKSDDVMYNMQKQMMYLGPVMTVFIGYKFPSGLVFYWFLQTVLGILQQWIVQKSKS; encoded by the coding sequence ATGACAAATATTATTCAATTACTTCTGACTGATCCTATACTAAACCTCTTAATATTTTTTTATAAGGTTGGATTTAATAATTTTGGTTTAGCAATTTTATTCCTCACTCTTTTTCTTAAACTCATTCTCTACCCCCTCTCTCTCCCCTCCCTAAAAATGCTGAAAAAGCAAAAAGAGGTGGCGGGTGAGCTTGAGGAGCTAAAAAAAATCTATGGTAAAGACAAAAAACTTATGGCGCAAAAGCAAATGGAGCTTTACAAAAAACATGGTATTAACCCCGCGTCTGGGTGTCTGCCTCAAATTCTCCAGATTATTATCCTGTTTGCCTTATATAATGTCTTTCTAAGGGTTCTTAAAGCGGTTGATGATGTTTCTATCCTTAATCCCAATTTATACTTTGAGTTTTTAAGATCAGAAGCAGGTCATAAGCTAAATACCTCATTTTTATATTTAAATCTTGCCAAACCTGATCCTTACTATATTATGCCAATACTTGCGGGTCTATCGCAGTTTGTAATGACTAAAATGATGACCCCCATGGGAGCTCTTGCCAAGGTGCAAAAGGAAGTCGCCGAAAAAACCGAAGAAAAATCGGACGATGTCATGTATAATATGCAAAAGCAAATGATGTATTTAGGACCCGTTATGACCGTTTTTATTGGTTATAAGTTTCCATCGGGTTTGGTTTTTTATTGGTTTTTACAAACAGTTTTGGGAATTTTACAACAATGGATAGTCCAAAAGAGCAAATCTTAG
- a CDS encoding KH domain-containing protein, producing the protein MDSPKEQILATTLELLKLIEVTAEVSIEEKEGRFYVSLEGEHLGNIIGFHGETLNAMQLFLELALYRKTEKWTPISLDVGNYRKEREDWIKKIAQAGCDKVIFFNKEVGLSPMPAYDRLIVHTFVSENPNLTTESTGEGRERRVVIKPVKKDQA; encoded by the coding sequence ATGGATAGTCCAAAAGAGCAAATCTTAGCAACAACATTGGAATTACTTAAACTTATTGAGGTAACAGCCGAAGTCTCTATTGAGGAAAAAGAGGGGCGCTTTTATGTTTCTCTGGAAGGTGAGCACCTTGGCAACATTATTGGCTTTCACGGAGAGACCCTAAACGCCATGCAACTTTTTTTAGAGCTTGCCCTGTACCGAAAGACCGAAAAATGGACCCCTATTTCGTTGGATGTTGGCAATTATAGAAAAGAGCGGGAAGATTGGATAAAAAAGATTGCCCAAGCCGGTTGCGACAAAGTCATCTTTTTTAACAAAGAGGTGGGGCTTTCTCCCATGCCAGCGTATGATAGATTAATCGTGCATACATTTGTATCCGAAAACCCAAACTTAACAACAGAAAGTACCGGCGAGGGTCGCGAAAGAAGAGTAGTTATTAAACCAGTCAAAAAAGACCAGGCATGA
- the dnaN gene encoding DNA polymerase III subunit beta produces the protein MKFSIITKNLFNAFTNANKAVSQKATLPILSNVLIETDRGRLKISATDLEKSVTTWVGAKIEEEGAITVPARVLHEYLGTVKGERLLVHTEGSMLIVESENSLSKFSCVEALEFPKIAANTDVTNSFSINAKDLFENLSVVCFASATDDTRPILTGTQISLDKDRISFACVDGFRLAEKLLAQKQAQEKALSFVLPSKHLLETSRILSGSQKPVTIGFLEKENSLSFEGEDIFISIRQLDGDFPDYKKIVPQEHTVKAEIDFADLVSAIKLAGVFAKDESKIVKFELNQADGVLTVSSETPEIGESKATVKCKITGDDMTIAFNGKFLLDFLNAVSGKTATLESMGPVAPAKFSVDEIPDYYYVVMPVRVQS, from the coding sequence ATGAAATTTTCTATTATCACAAAAAACCTATTTAACGCTTTTACCAATGCTAATAAAGCCGTATCCCAAAAAGCTACTTTACCAATTTTATCTAATGTCCTCATAGAGACTGATAGAGGTCGCCTTAAAATTTCGGCAACTGATCTAGAAAAATCCGTTACTACTTGGGTTGGGGCAAAAATAGAGGAGGAGGGGGCAATAACGGTTCCCGCAAGGGTTTTGCACGAATATTTGGGGACCGTTAAAGGTGAAAGACTGTTGGTTCACACCGAGGGATCGATGCTTATTGTAGAGTCAGAAAACTCCCTCTCCAAATTTTCCTGCGTCGAGGCTTTGGAATTTCCCAAAATTGCCGCCAACACGGATGTTACAAACTCCTTTAGTATTAATGCCAAGGATCTTTTTGAAAATCTCTCTGTGGTTTGTTTTGCCTCGGCAACTGATGATACCAGACCAATTCTTACCGGAACACAGATAAGTCTTGATAAGGACCGCATTTCTTTTGCTTGTGTAGACGGATTTAGACTAGCCGAAAAACTGCTGGCGCAAAAACAGGCTCAAGAAAAAGCTCTCTCTTTTGTTTTGCCATCAAAACATTTGCTCGAGACCTCCCGCATCTTGTCAGGAAGCCAAAAGCCGGTTACGATTGGATTTTTAGAAAAAGAGAACTCTCTTTCGTTTGAGGGCGAAGATATTTTTATTAGCATTAGGCAATTAGATGGCGATTTTCCCGACTACAAGAAGATAGTTCCCCAAGAGCACACGGTTAAAGCCGAAATTGATTTTGCCGACCTTGTTTCGGCTATAAAACTTGCCGGTGTTTTCGCTAAAGACGAATCCAAGATTGTCAAATTTGAACTAAACCAGGCTGATGGAGTATTAACGGTTTCTTCCGAAACACCCGAAATTGGCGAAAGCAAAGCAACAGTAAAATGCAAAATTACAGGTGATGATATGACGATTGCCTTTAATGGAAAATTTTTGCTGGATTTTTTAAACGCGGTATCTGGAAAAACTGCTACTCTTGAATCTATGGGTCCAGTTGCCCCAGCCAAGTTTTCGGTTGATGAAATCCCCGACTACTACTATGTCGTCATGCCCGTAAGAGTCCAATCCTAA
- a CDS encoding NYN domain-containing protein — protein sequence MFKEVVYGEDGRPKGNCDADFVLQTTKDYYENNCERAVIVSSDGDYASLVKFLIDNKRLLVVLSPARKEKCSILLKRTGATISYINDQRSILYLSKKKKPPLRTKS from the coding sequence ATTTTTAAGGAAGTGGTTTATGGTGAAGATGGGAGACCTAAAGGAAATTGTGATGCAGATTTTGTCTTACAAACCACTAAGGATTACTACGAAAATAATTGCGAGAGGGCTGTAATCGTCTCAAGTGATGGGGATTATGCAAGTTTAGTAAAATTTCTTATTGATAATAAAAGGTTGTTGGTCGTGTTATCTCCCGCAAGAAAAGAGAAATGTTCAATACTATTAAAAAGGACTGGGGCTACGATATCGTATATAAACGATCAACGATCAATATTATATTTGTCAAAAAAGAAAAAGCCCCCGTTAAGGACAAAATCTTAA
- a CDS encoding family 1 glycosylhydrolase: MGWGVYPEGLFDVLTALGKKFHFPIYITENGLADFADAKRWALDYKRFRVWLTEIQKSLYILTRMWLYAYF; this comes from the coding sequence ATGGGATGGGGGGTTTACCCCGAGGGGCTGTTCGATGTATTAACGGCACTTGGGAAAAAATTCCATTTCCCTATCTACATTACAGAAAATGGATTGGCGGACTTTGCGGATGCAAAGCGGTGGGCTTTAGACTACAAAAGGTTTAGAGTTTGGCTTACAGAAATACAAAAATCTCTATACATACTTACAAGAATGTGGCTTTACGCTTATTTTTAA